The following are encoded together in the Rhizobium sp. SSA_523 genome:
- a CDS encoding alpha/beta fold hydrolase — MNEAWAWNVNRRPIPWPFRSRPARTTFHAMLTASESRAIETAPDASPTRTPEADETARSGYRGQIPAAEPVSFGLCAARYMPARAAEETARSPAVLLVAPWGLEELSTRKFFRLLADRLAATGIASLRFDFPGTGNSLDPEPASEGLDLWRESICEAARHLRERGHDEIILIGQGLGASLALQASASLEGLAAMALLAPVVSGRSYLRELSVWAKVVDDGLNLETSERRPAEQTAIAGLVMPAAAAKELSRLKLSTINEIGKVPYLLFERPGQLGNDELAERLETAQTSLQRDPFAGYDALIAGPMSSRIGESDIETLVGWVSKQTSEYEKSTQIRVLSGFPRAETELRTPVFCETGVSFGNHHRLAGVLCEPLADPAEVCVLLFGSAYDRHSGWGRLATLTARRLAAAGIASLRFDCANVGDSPPAEGAPAQVLYATSQLDDAQAALTFLDARIGRPVVGVGRCSGAYLAFRTGLVDDRLKSLVLVNPYAFVWDERYPLDGTMRALPQSLASYRRKLLNPAIIGRALRGEMDVAQSLKNLLGKVAERAEQQLASAIGFSLLRRQEQRQVRDGFKQYQASGRRLSLVYSRGDVGTDHLTYHFGPDGERLAGLGNVTVTFIEGADHNLTPQAARDIYFDTILARARDLENAKHFR, encoded by the coding sequence GTGAATGAAGCTTGGGCATGGAATGTCAACCGCAGACCCATACCCTGGCCCTTCAGATCTAGACCCGCGAGGACGACGTTTCACGCCATGCTGACAGCCTCCGAAAGCCGAGCCATCGAGACTGCCCCTGACGCTTCCCCGACCCGAACACCAGAGGCGGACGAAACTGCGCGATCCGGGTATCGCGGGCAGATACCGGCAGCCGAACCCGTCTCCTTCGGCCTGTGCGCGGCCCGCTACATGCCGGCCCGTGCGGCGGAAGAGACTGCGCGGTCGCCGGCGGTCCTGCTCGTCGCGCCCTGGGGGCTGGAAGAGCTGTCGACGCGCAAATTCTTCCGCCTCCTCGCAGATCGTCTGGCGGCGACAGGTATTGCCAGCCTCCGCTTCGATTTCCCCGGCACAGGGAATTCACTCGATCCTGAACCGGCTTCGGAGGGCCTGGATCTTTGGCGCGAGAGCATTTGCGAAGCCGCGCGTCACCTTAGGGAGCGTGGCCATGACGAGATCATCCTGATCGGCCAGGGCCTCGGCGCCTCGCTCGCCCTGCAGGCCTCGGCCTCCCTTGAAGGGCTTGCGGCCATGGCGCTGCTGGCGCCGGTGGTGTCCGGCCGTTCCTACCTGCGCGAGCTTTCGGTCTGGGCGAAGGTGGTCGATGACGGGCTGAACCTCGAGACCTCCGAGCGCCGCCCTGCGGAGCAGACCGCCATCGCCGGTCTTGTTATGCCAGCCGCGGCGGCAAAGGAGCTCTCACGGCTGAAACTCAGCACGATCAATGAGATAGGAAAAGTTCCTTATCTGCTTTTCGAACGTCCGGGTCAGCTGGGGAATGATGAGCTGGCCGAGCGGCTGGAGACAGCTCAGACGTCACTTCAACGCGATCCTTTCGCAGGCTATGACGCCCTTATCGCCGGCCCGATGAGCTCCCGGATCGGCGAAAGCGACATTGAAACCCTGGTCGGCTGGGTATCCAAGCAGACTTCAGAGTATGAAAAGTCTACACAAATCCGTGTGTTGAGCGGTTTTCCTCGCGCAGAAACCGAACTCCGGACTCCTGTCTTCTGCGAGACCGGCGTGTCCTTCGGGAATCATCATCGGCTGGCCGGCGTTCTGTGCGAGCCGCTTGCAGATCCTGCGGAGGTCTGCGTGCTCCTCTTCGGCTCGGCCTATGACCGTCATTCCGGCTGGGGCCGGCTCGCGACACTCACGGCGCGGCGGTTGGCCGCCGCCGGCATCGCATCGCTTCGGTTCGATTGCGCCAATGTCGGCGACAGCCCGCCGGCCGAGGGCGCGCCGGCCCAGGTTCTCTATGCGACCTCGCAGCTGGATGATGCACAGGCAGCGCTCACTTTCCTGGACGCACGCATCGGCCGACCGGTGGTCGGCGTCGGACGCTGCAGCGGCGCCTATCTCGCCTTTCGAACCGGGCTCGTGGATGACCGCCTGAAAAGTCTTGTTCTGGTCAATCCCTATGCCTTCGTGTGGGATGAACGCTATCCGCTTGATGGAACCATGCGCGCCCTGCCGCAGAGCCTTGCCAGCTATCGGCGCAAGCTGCTGAACCCGGCCATCATCGGCCGTGCCCTGCGCGGCGAAATGGATGTGGCGCAATCCTTGAAGAACCTCCTGGGGAAAGTGGCAGAACGGGCGGAACAGCAGTTGGCCTCCGCCATCGGTTTCTCCCTGCTGCGCCGGCAGGAGCAGAGGCAAGTGCGGGATGGCTTCAAACAGTATCAGGCGAGCGGGCGGCGGCTGAGCCTGGTCTATAGCCGCGGCGACGTCGGAACGGACCATCTCACCTATCATTTCGGTCCGGACGGGGAGAGGCTGGCAGGCCTCGGAAATGTGACCGTCACCTTCATCGAGGGCGCCGACCACAATCTCACGCCACAAGCGGCTCGCGACATCTACTTCGACACCATTCTGGCACGCGCGCGAGACCTGGAGAACGCCAAGCATTTCCGGTAG
- a CDS encoding CapA family protein codes for MNLTLAVTGQVLIHQPLDLTGAAAGDLLDFLKADVTIGNFEGVVQAPGAWPTKTKTVHAVDKEVIASLAGLHFTAMSHANNHAFDLGPPGISASHAAMKAHKIQLAGSGMDLSAACSAAPITIGAQTVALLSVDLGPQPEIVYAGQDRAGIAPLRLRRKILLPPDDYARLSALNEALGDAARLRARQKVGYSGEVVEGLEAFGTVFLPGDRLQPRWDVDPTDRERLQAEILGAKGRGEIVVLALHSHHWDADWTVTPVWYDRLTKDLVDAGADVVIGTGAPVLQPMRIYRDRAILPGLGNFIFHTRRAAVYDREGVDVWTSAAVRLHLDPEGRCLQVNAMPIRASRASATGKTKPPFAAAPALLTGEEAQTVLQRLECPERR; via the coding sequence ATGAACCTGACCCTAGCCGTCACGGGACAGGTTCTCATCCACCAGCCGCTGGATCTTACGGGAGCAGCGGCCGGTGACCTGCTGGACTTTCTGAAAGCAGACGTGACGATCGGCAATTTCGAAGGCGTCGTGCAGGCGCCCGGCGCCTGGCCGACCAAGACGAAGACCGTCCATGCGGTCGACAAGGAAGTTATCGCCTCGCTGGCCGGTTTGCATTTCACGGCGATGAGTCATGCCAACAACCACGCCTTCGATCTGGGCCCGCCAGGCATTTCCGCCAGTCACGCGGCCATGAAGGCGCACAAGATCCAGCTGGCCGGCAGCGGAATGGATCTCTCGGCCGCGTGTTCTGCGGCGCCGATCACCATCGGCGCCCAGACCGTGGCGCTTCTCTCGGTTGATCTCGGGCCGCAGCCGGAGATCGTCTATGCAGGACAGGATCGAGCGGGGATTGCGCCCTTGCGGCTGCGCCGGAAAATCCTCTTGCCGCCTGACGACTATGCACGCCTGTCGGCGCTGAACGAGGCATTGGGCGATGCCGCCCGTCTGCGGGCGCGGCAAAAGGTCGGCTATAGCGGCGAGGTGGTGGAGGGCTTGGAAGCCTTCGGTACGGTTTTCCTGCCCGGCGATCGACTGCAGCCGCGATGGGACGTCGACCCGACCGATCGGGAGAGGCTACAGGCGGAAATTCTGGGCGCCAAGGGACGCGGCGAAATCGTTGTGCTGGCATTGCACAGCCACCATTGGGACGCGGACTGGACGGTCACGCCGGTCTGGTATGACAGGCTGACGAAGGACCTGGTGGATGCCGGAGCGGACGTCGTCATCGGGACCGGGGCGCCGGTTCTGCAGCCTATGCGCATCTACCGCGATCGCGCCATATTGCCGGGCCTCGGCAACTTCATCTTCCATACCCGACGCGCAGCCGTCTATGACCGCGAAGGCGTGGATGTCTGGACCAGCGCTGCCGTCCGTCTGCATCTGGACCCCGAGGGTCGCTGCCTGCAAGTCAATGCCATGCCGATCCGCGCCTCTCGGGCCAGTGCGACGGGCAAGACCAAGCCGCCCTTCGCCGCCGCACCTGCGCTTCTCACTGGCGAGGAGGCGCAGACGGTTCTGCAAAGACTGGAATGCCCCGAGCGGCGCTGA
- a CDS encoding bifunctional 2-polyprenyl-6-hydroxyphenol methylase/3-demethylubiquinol 3-O-methyltransferase UbiG produces MSGFESGWLSLREPADARARNDGLLAELGRYLHDGETPARLMDIGCGTGSTFRSLAGRLPDNARWTLVDYDSMLLAEAERRIGHENVDYLQLDLSSLDALPLQDCTVLTASAFFDLCSAAFCEGLASKLSAAGTGLYAALNYDGRIAWTNRHVLDLQIVRIFNRHQTTDKGLGQALGPMATPHLKTVLENEGFRVSTADSPWRLGPAETALHRAFVEGMVAPVLEMAELDHASVMSWRDARLADIDEGGSCLVGHLDLLALPAK; encoded by the coding sequence ATGAGTGGATTTGAAAGCGGCTGGCTCAGCCTGCGCGAACCGGCGGATGCCAGAGCCCGCAATGACGGGCTGCTGGCCGAGCTTGGCCGGTATCTGCATGACGGCGAGACGCCGGCGCGGTTGATGGATATCGGATGCGGAACGGGCTCGACCTTTCGCAGCCTGGCCGGGCGTCTGCCGGACAATGCGAGATGGACGCTCGTCGATTACGACAGCATGCTGCTCGCGGAGGCGGAAAGGCGCATTGGTCATGAAAATGTCGACTATCTGCAGCTGGATCTTTCCAGCCTCGACGCCCTGCCGTTGCAGGATTGCACGGTCCTGACCGCCTCGGCCTTCTTCGATCTCTGCTCGGCGGCCTTTTGCGAAGGACTGGCCTCGAAACTTTCCGCCGCCGGCACGGGTCTGTATGCGGCGCTGAATTACGATGGCCGGATCGCGTGGACCAATCGGCATGTCCTCGACCTCCAGATCGTGCGGATCTTCAACCGGCACCAGACGACGGACAAGGGCCTGGGCCAGGCTCTCGGGCCGATGGCGACGCCGCATCTGAAGACGGTTCTCGAGAATGAGGGTTTCCGCGTCTCGACCGCCGACAGTCCGTGGCGACTGGGTCCGGCCGAGACTGCGCTTCACCGGGCTTTCGTGGAAGGCATGGTGGCACCGGTTCTGGAAATGGCGGAACTGGATCACGCCTCCGTCATGTCCTGGCGGGATGCCCGCCTAGCCGACATCGACGAGGGCGGCAGCTGCCTTGTCGGTCACCTGGACCTTCTGGCTTTGCCGGCCAAGTGA
- a CDS encoding ABC transporter substrate-binding protein: MFRKSFFAAAMASTLWVVPLAQAADLTIGSATEPSSIDPQFSRTGNNQNVAMQIFDRLLETDTTIGIHPALAMSWDNIDPLTWHVKLREGVKFHDGSAMTAEDVIFSLTRAKNIPNSPAPFSGNVASIDSMKALDDLTIEFKTKQPTPDFIEQVGFVYIVSKKAAENATIEDFNSGKAAIGTGAYKFKSWTPGDNLSLTRNTAFWGRQQDFDNVTIKFISNDASRVAALRSGAVDLIDAVPPGDVKTLSSMSELKVFSIPSARLIYLAIDASRDKSPFVTDKAGKPLDKNPLKDRKVRTALSEMINRQLIVDRILDGSGEPAGQLVPDGVAGNDPAIKAPAYAPDHAKTLLQEAGYADGFGLTLHTSNDRFPGDAETAQALGQMFARGGLKVNGVVAQPYNVYTKAASGQEFSAFIFSLGNSTPTSATGLRNLLMTYNKEGGTGSFNRVRYSDPTFDKMMQEAMAEFDSEKRIQLLQQATAYVFEDMPIIPLFWQKVHWAGKATLSYDANMTEDTSATLTKLAK; this comes from the coding sequence ATGTTCCGTAAGAGTTTTTTTGCTGCTGCAATGGCCAGCACATTATGGGTTGTGCCACTGGCACAGGCGGCCGATCTGACGATCGGCAGCGCGACCGAGCCGTCCTCGATCGACCCGCAATTCTCCCGCACCGGCAACAATCAGAACGTCGCGATGCAGATCTTCGACCGCCTGCTGGAGACCGATACGACCATCGGCATCCATCCAGCGCTGGCCATGTCCTGGGACAATATCGACCCACTGACCTGGCACGTGAAGCTGCGCGAGGGCGTCAAGTTCCATGACGGATCTGCGATGACGGCAGAGGACGTCATCTTTTCGCTGACGCGGGCGAAGAATATCCCCAACAGCCCCGCGCCCTTTTCCGGCAATGTCGCGTCCATCGACAGCATGAAGGCGCTGGACGACCTGACGATCGAGTTCAAGACAAAGCAGCCGACGCCGGACTTCATCGAGCAGGTCGGCTTTGTCTATATCGTCAGCAAGAAGGCCGCCGAAAACGCGACGATCGAGGACTTCAACAGCGGCAAGGCAGCGATCGGTACCGGGGCCTACAAGTTCAAGTCCTGGACACCGGGCGACAACCTGTCCCTGACCCGCAATACGGCCTTCTGGGGACGCCAGCAGGACTTCGACAATGTCACCATCAAGTTCATTTCGAATGATGCCTCCCGCGTCGCCGCTTTGCGCTCGGGTGCCGTGGATCTGATCGACGCGGTCCCGCCGGGAGACGTGAAGACGCTCTCGTCCATGTCCGAGCTCAAGGTGTTTTCCATTCCCTCGGCACGTCTTATTTATCTCGCGATCGACGCATCGCGCGACAAGAGCCCCTTCGTGACCGACAAGGCCGGCAAGCCTCTCGACAAGAACCCGCTGAAGGATCGCAAGGTCCGCACCGCCTTGTCGGAAATGATCAACCGCCAGCTGATCGTCGATCGCATCCTGGACGGGTCCGGCGAGCCGGCCGGCCAGCTGGTGCCGGACGGCGTTGCCGGCAATGATCCGGCGATCAAGGCCCCGGCCTATGCGCCCGACCATGCCAAGACGCTTCTGCAGGAGGCCGGCTACGCCGATGGCTTCGGCCTGACGCTGCATACGTCCAATGACCGCTTTCCCGGCGATGCCGAGACCGCTCAGGCGCTTGGCCAGATGTTTGCCCGCGGTGGCCTGAAGGTGAACGGCGTCGTGGCGCAGCCCTACAATGTCTACACCAAGGCGGCTTCCGGGCAGGAATTCAGCGCCTTCATCTTCTCGCTCGGCAATTCCACGCCGACCTCCGCAACGGGCCTTCGCAATCTGCTGATGACCTATAACAAAGAGGGGGGCACGGGATCCTTCAACCGCGTGAGGTACAGCGATCCGACCTTCGACAAGATGATGCAGGAGGCAATGGCCGAATTCGACAGCGAGAAGCGCATTCAGCTTCTGCAGCAGGCGACGGCCTATGTCTTCGAAGACATGCCGATCATCCCTCTCTTCTGGCAGAAGGTTCACTGGGCGGGCAAGGCCACGCTCTCCTATGATGCCAATATGACGGAAGACACCAGCGCCACACTGACCAAGCTTGCAAAGTGA
- a CDS encoding cytochrome b/b6 domain-containing protein, with amino-acid sequence MTGSTYAPALRVLHWSIAILIFCIWPLGYMIKFVRDEVKLDFYLLHESLGFLALWIMILRIGLRLRHGAPAPIVTGFHGRLAGLVHTLLYAFLIIMPVSGFLATNAHGFPLKWFGLVEVWSPLNKSPGVAPIFSRIHEWSAWTLLALLALHLTGVIFHHVIRRDRTLYRML; translated from the coding sequence ATGACGGGATCAACCTATGCGCCGGCCTTGCGCGTGCTTCATTGGTCCATAGCCATCCTCATCTTCTGCATTTGGCCGCTTGGCTACATGATCAAATTCGTGCGTGACGAGGTCAAGCTCGACTTCTACCTGCTGCACGAATCCCTGGGATTCCTAGCGCTGTGGATCATGATCCTGCGGATCGGTCTGCGGCTGAGGCACGGCGCGCCCGCGCCGATCGTCACCGGCTTTCACGGCCGTCTCGCAGGCCTCGTCCACACATTGCTTTACGCATTCCTCATCATCATGCCGGTCAGCGGCTTTCTGGCCACGAATGCGCATGGCTTTCCGCTCAAATGGTTTGGTCTGGTCGAGGTCTGGAGCCCCTTAAACAAATCGCCCGGCGTCGCTCCAATATTTTCTCGCATACACGAATGGAGCGCATGGACCCTTTTGGCGCTTCTCGCGTTACATCTGACTGGCGTGATCTTCCACCACGTGATCCGTCGTGACCGCACCCTTTATCGAATGCTCTAA
- a CDS encoding CocE/NonD family hydrolase, with the protein MLASSAREAIADDVIVERNVMVTMRDGVRLATDIYRPAENGRALSGRLPSIIERTPYGKMERSRSEIEVGMTTPLRRDEVACYFVRAGYVVVYQDCRGRYASEGEFSKYISEAADGYDTAAWLVEQEWSDGRFATMGLSYAAHTQAALACLNPPGLACMVMDSGGFSNAYQCGIRQGGAFELKQVTWAYNNAREAASGLVKAAIEAEDLTAWFAALPWREGVSPIREAPEYEAYLLDQWRSGTFDDSWRRVGLYMEGSYKTFPRVPIVLMSSWYDAYVKSTLDNFKGLSGDAERPLSLIMGPWLHGNRNSTFAGDISFGSEAPIGGHVAESWLDFRRRWFDRWLKNKVEDKAEDRGESRVTESSVRFFLMGSGSGTKTAEGRLDHGGFWCQASDWPVPGTDYRSLHLHASGRLKEERPAEEAEALTYDYDPANPVPTIGGSLTSGQPIFEGGGFDQREADRFFGCTRPGLPLSARADVLCFESEPLAEDLAVVGPISIELFVASSAPDTDFTAKLVDVYPPSKDYPAGFALNVTDGIFRCRYRNSFETPEPLVPGEIFKITIEPFATANIFKKGHRIRLDISSSNFPKYDVNPNTYAPEGTGREKQVARNSVFVDAAHPSRLILPVLPGAQIQKLKPLAEQQDTAIR; encoded by the coding sequence ATGCTGGCGTCTTCCGCACGGGAAGCGATCGCCGACGACGTGATCGTGGAACGCAATGTGATGGTGACCATGCGCGATGGCGTGCGCCTCGCGACTGATATCTACCGTCCGGCAGAAAATGGCCGGGCCCTGTCCGGACGCCTGCCCAGCATCATAGAGCGGACCCCCTATGGCAAGATGGAAAGGTCGCGGTCCGAAATCGAAGTCGGGATGACGACGCCTTTGCGGCGGGACGAAGTGGCGTGCTATTTTGTCCGGGCCGGCTATGTGGTCGTATACCAGGACTGCCGCGGCCGCTATGCATCGGAAGGCGAATTCTCCAAATATATCTCCGAGGCCGCGGATGGTTATGACACTGCCGCCTGGCTGGTTGAACAGGAATGGTCCGATGGCCGTTTCGCCACCATGGGTCTGTCCTATGCGGCCCACACACAGGCCGCGCTGGCGTGCCTCAATCCTCCGGGCCTTGCCTGTATGGTGATGGATTCCGGCGGCTTCTCGAACGCCTATCAATGCGGCATCCGCCAGGGTGGCGCTTTCGAGCTGAAGCAAGTCACCTGGGCCTATAACAATGCCCGCGAGGCAGCCTCGGGTCTCGTCAAGGCCGCCATCGAGGCCGAAGATCTGACCGCCTGGTTCGCCGCCCTGCCGTGGCGGGAAGGCGTATCGCCAATCCGCGAGGCACCCGAATACGAGGCCTATCTTCTCGATCAGTGGCGCAGCGGCACGTTTGACGACAGCTGGCGACGGGTAGGCCTCTATATGGAGGGCTCATACAAGACCTTTCCGCGGGTGCCGATCGTGCTGATGTCCAGCTGGTACGACGCCTATGTCAAATCGACCCTCGACAACTTCAAAGGTCTCTCCGGCGATGCGGAGCGACCGCTCTCGCTGATCATGGGGCCGTGGCTGCACGGCAATCGCAACAGCACCTTTGCCGGCGATATCTCCTTCGGCAGTGAAGCGCCGATCGGCGGGCACGTGGCGGAGAGCTGGCTCGATTTCAGGCGGCGGTGGTTCGATCGCTGGCTGAAGAACAAGGTCGAAGACAAGGCAGAAGACAGGGGTGAGAGCCGGGTGACGGAATCCTCCGTGCGCTTCTTCCTGATGGGATCGGGATCCGGCACGAAAACGGCCGAGGGTCGCCTCGACCATGGCGGGTTCTGGTGCCAGGCATCTGATTGGCCTGTTCCTGGTACCGATTATCGCTCGCTCCATCTCCACGCGAGCGGACGGTTGAAAGAGGAGCGGCCGGCAGAAGAGGCTGAGGCCCTCACCTATGATTACGATCCAGCGAATCCGGTTCCGACCATCGGAGGTTCGCTGACAAGCGGTCAGCCGATCTTTGAGGGCGGTGGCTTCGATCAGCGCGAGGCGGACCGCTTCTTTGGCTGCACAAGGCCGGGACTGCCGCTTTCCGCACGCGCCGATGTGCTGTGCTTCGAAAGCGAGCCGCTGGCGGAAGACCTGGCGGTGGTCGGGCCGATTAGCATCGAACTTTTTGTCGCTTCCAGCGCGCCGGACACAGATTTTACCGCGAAGCTCGTCGATGTTTATCCGCCGAGCAAAGACTACCCCGCGGGCTTTGCCTTGAACGTGACCGACGGCATCTTCCGCTGCCGGTATCGCAACTCCTTCGAGACGCCGGAACCGCTGGTTCCCGGCGAGATCTTCAAGATCACCATCGAGCCATTCGCAACGGCCAATATCTTCAAGAAGGGCCATCGCATCAGGCTCGACATTTCCTCGTCCAATTTCCCGAAATATGACGTCAATCCCAATACCTACGCCCCGGAAGGCACCGGGCGTGAAAAACAGGTGGCGCGCAACAGCGTCTTCGTCGATGCCGCACATCCGTCACGACTGATCCTGCCGGTCCTCCCAGGCGCTCAGATCCAGAAGTTGAAACCTCTGGCAGAACAGCAGGATACAGCGATCCGATGA
- a CDS encoding RibD family protein gives MTDTIWTRLLEIRDRTREDLGRSSDPAFALYGPIAAARGRFVLAQVGQSLDGRVATPFGDAQDISGPEGIAHLHRCRALVDAVIVGVGTVKADNPRLSVRAVRGRDPVRVVIDCHAQLAGDEGLFHDGGAPVIVIQSDEAPRRSYPAKVIRLPLGESGICPEDILDALDDCKLKRILVEGGARTISRFIDMGLVDHLHVAIAPLIIGSGPQGISLPPIRKLSEAHRPEAEVFSLGSDILFDCRLREEPMMSLGRQSQKVQVTDKAAAALVDVG, from the coding sequence ATGACCGACACAATCTGGACCCGCCTTTTGGAGATCCGCGACCGGACCCGCGAGGATCTCGGTCGCTCCTCCGATCCCGCCTTTGCCTTGTATGGGCCAATAGCTGCGGCCCGCGGCCGTTTCGTTCTGGCGCAGGTCGGCCAGTCCCTTGACGGGCGCGTGGCAACGCCCTTCGGCGATGCGCAGGATATTTCGGGTCCCGAAGGTATTGCCCATCTGCACCGCTGCCGCGCGCTGGTCGATGCGGTGATAGTCGGCGTCGGAACAGTCAAAGCCGACAATCCACGCCTATCCGTGCGTGCCGTCCGCGGCCGCGACCCTGTTCGGGTCGTGATCGATTGCCATGCGCAGCTTGCGGGTGACGAAGGCCTGTTCCACGACGGCGGGGCGCCGGTCATCGTGATCCAGTCGGACGAGGCGCCGCGCCGCAGCTATCCGGCAAAGGTGATCCGCCTGCCTCTCGGCGAGAGCGGCATCTGCCCTGAGGATATTCTCGATGCGCTGGATGATTGCAAGCTGAAACGCATTCTGGTGGAAGGCGGCGCGCGGACGATTTCGCGGTTCATCGACATGGGCCTTGTCGATCATCTGCATGTCGCCATTGCGCCGCTGATTATCGGGTCCGGGCCGCAGGGCATTTCCCTGCCGCCGATCCGCAAGCTGTCGGAAGCACATCGGCCGGAGGCCGAAGTCTTCAGCCTCGGCAGCGACATCCTCTTCGACTGCCGTCTGCGCGAGGAGCCGATGATGTCACTTGGCCGGCAAAGCCAGAAGGTCCAGGTGACCGACAAGGCAGCTGCCGCCCTCGTCGATGTCGGCTAG